One region of Bacteroidia bacterium genomic DNA includes:
- a CDS encoding heavy-metal-associated domain-containing protein — MQKIGFIVLLSVLVALTTSPVHAQEKQETTKKVVYEITVMGLTCQADAAKLDQFMLKRKGILSSSTDFTTKRVKVVVDPFVNISALRNVIVAAGFEMSEENLTQSEQ; from the coding sequence ATGCAAAAAATTGGATTCATCGTTCTTTTATCTGTGTTGGTCGCCCTGACCACATCTCCGGTTCATGCTCAGGAGAAACAGGAAACGACTAAGAAAGTCGTTTATGAAATTACCGTGATGGGACTCACCTGCCAGGCTGATGCTGCTAAGCTGGATCAGTTCATGCTCAAGAGAAAGGGAATCCTGTCCTCTTCCACAGATTTTACAACGAAACGCGTCAAGGTGGTAGTAGATCCGTTTGTGAATATAAGCGCACTACGGAATGTGATTGTGGCCGCCGGTTTCGAAATGAGTGAGGAAAACTTAACACAGTCTGAACAGTGA
- the idi gene encoding isopentenyl-diphosphate Delta-isomerase, protein MEEVILVNEKDEVTGRMEKLEAHRKGFLHRAFSIFLFSPDGQWWIHRRAQSKYHSGGLWTNTCCGHPRPGEEVAVAAARRLFEECGLRTHIRKVFEFTYKAAVGAGLTEWELDHVFTGVTELNPVLNPIEAEEWKLLTEAELLYFLEKKPEDFTPWFKSCFFTQRGRLAP, encoded by the coding sequence ATGGAAGAGGTGATATTGGTAAATGAAAAAGATGAGGTCACCGGTCGCATGGAGAAGCTGGAGGCGCACCGGAAGGGATTTCTGCACCGGGCATTTTCTATCTTTTTATTTTCACCCGACGGGCAGTGGTGGATTCACCGGCGTGCACAGAGTAAATATCACTCCGGCGGCTTGTGGACAAATACGTGCTGCGGACATCCCCGCCCCGGGGAAGAAGTTGCGGTTGCCGCTGCACGCCGTTTGTTCGAAGAGTGTGGATTGCGCACACACATCAGGAAAGTTTTTGAGTTTACCTATAAAGCAGCAGTAGGAGCGGGGCTAACAGAGTGGGAATTGGACCATGTTTTCACCGGTGTTACCGAGCTGAACCCGGTATTAAATCCTATCGAAGCGGAGGAGTGGAAACTGCTCACAGAAGCAGAACTTCTGTACTTCCTGGAAAAGAAACCTGAGGACTTCACTCCCTGGTTCAAATCCTGTTTTTTTACCCAAAGAGGGCGTTTGGCACCCTGA
- the paaJ gene encoding phenylacetate-CoA oxygenase subunit PaaJ, which yields MVSESPENKIRSLLSGIPDPEIPVISIEELGILRRIKVDKGKVMITITPTYSGCPAMKQIEDDIVALLKTNGFPDVQVDLSYSPAWTTDWIPEAAREKLRVYGIAPPEKTSMDKGSITGKERKIRCPQCRSMNTEMISQFGSTACKALFRCTDCKEPFDYFKCI from the coding sequence ATGGTGAGTGAATCTCCCGAAAACAAAATCCGCTCACTCCTTTCCGGCATCCCTGACCCGGAGATACCGGTGATTTCTATTGAGGAGCTGGGAATATTAAGAAGGATTAAGGTAGATAAAGGGAAAGTAATGATCACCATCACCCCTACCTATAGCGGTTGCCCGGCCATGAAGCAAATCGAGGATGATATTGTGGCCTTGCTGAAAACAAACGGTTTCCCGGACGTGCAGGTGGATTTGAGTTATTCCCCGGCATGGACAACAGACTGGATACCTGAAGCGGCAAGGGAGAAGCTGAGAGTATACGGAATCGCCCCTCCGGAGAAAACCAGCATGGATAAGGGAAGTATCACCGGTAAAGAAAGAAAGATCCGCTGTCCGCAGTGCCGGTCCATGAATACTGAAATGATCTCACAGTTCGGATCTACCGCCTGCAAGGCACTTTTCCGGTGCACCGACTGCAAAGAACCTTTTGATTATTTTAAGTGCATCTGA